From Vibrio crassostreae, one genomic window encodes:
- the acs gene encoding acetate--CoA ligase translates to MSEAHVYPVKENIKSTTHADNDTYLAMYQQSVSDPEGFWGEHGKIVDWIKPFTQVKNTSFDPGHIDIRWFEDGTLNVSANCIDRHLAERGDEVAIIWEGDDPADDKTLTFNELHKEVCLFSNALKEQGVRKGDVVCLYMPMVPEAAVAMLACTRIGAVHTVVFGGFSPEALSGRIIDSNSKVVITADEGVRGGRAVPLKKNVDEALTNPEVKNIEKVVVFKRTGGDVAWHEHRDVWWHDAIANVSADCPPEEMNAEDPLFILYTSGSTGKPKGVMHTTGGYLVYAAMTFKYVFDYQEGETFWCTADVGWITGHTYLVYGPLANGAKTILFEGVPNYPNTSRMSEVVDKHQVNILYTAPTAIRALMAKGNEAVEGTSRDSLRIMGSVGEPINPEAWEWYYKTIGNEQSPIVDTWWQTETGGILIAPLPGATDLKPGSATRPFFGVQPALVDNMGNIIEGATDGNLVILDSWPGQMRTVHGDHDRFEQTYFSTFKGMYFTSDGARRDEDGYYWITGRVDDVLNVSGHRMGTAEIESALVAFDKIAEAAIVGIPHDIKGQAIYAYITLNDGEFPTAELHKEVKDWVRKEIGPIATPDVLHWTDSLPKTRSGKIMRRILRKIATGDTGNLGDTSTLADPSVVDKLIAEKAELA, encoded by the coding sequence ATGAGTGAAGCCCACGTTTATCCGGTAAAAGAAAATATTAAATCAACCACACACGCGGATAATGACACTTACCTAGCCATGTACCAGCAATCTGTTTCTGACCCTGAAGGCTTTTGGGGTGAACACGGAAAAATCGTTGATTGGATTAAACCTTTCACACAGGTAAAAAACACCTCTTTCGACCCTGGCCACATCGACATCCGCTGGTTTGAAGATGGCACGCTTAACGTTTCGGCTAACTGTATCGACCGCCACCTTGCTGAACGCGGTGATGAAGTCGCTATCATCTGGGAAGGCGATGACCCGGCAGATGATAAAACTCTAACTTTTAATGAACTGCACAAAGAAGTGTGCCTGTTTTCGAATGCTCTAAAAGAGCAAGGCGTACGCAAAGGTGATGTGGTTTGTTTATACATGCCAATGGTGCCAGAAGCGGCAGTAGCAATGCTGGCATGTACCCGTATCGGTGCGGTTCACACGGTAGTATTTGGTGGTTTCTCACCAGAAGCACTGTCTGGTCGTATTATCGATTCAAATTCTAAAGTCGTTATCACTGCCGATGAAGGCGTGCGTGGCGGCCGTGCGGTTCCACTGAAGAAAAACGTCGATGAAGCTCTGACCAACCCTGAAGTGAAGAACATCGAGAAGGTTGTAGTATTCAAGCGTACTGGCGGTGATGTGGCTTGGCATGAACACCGTGATGTGTGGTGGCATGATGCTATTGCAAACGTATCGGCAGATTGCCCACCAGAAGAGATGAACGCAGAAGATCCACTATTCATCCTTTATACGTCAGGCTCAACGGGTAAACCTAAAGGTGTTATGCACACCACAGGTGGTTACCTGGTTTATGCAGCGATGACATTCAAATACGTATTCGATTACCAAGAAGGCGAGACGTTTTGGTGTACTGCGGATGTGGGCTGGATTACGGGTCACACATACCTTGTATACGGGCCACTAGCTAATGGTGCAAAAACTATTTTGTTTGAAGGCGTGCCAAACTACCCGAACACAAGCCGTATGAGTGAAGTGGTCGATAAGCACCAAGTGAATATTCTTTACACAGCACCAACTGCGATTCGTGCATTGATGGCGAAAGGCAATGAAGCCGTTGAAGGCACATCTCGTGACAGCCTAAGAATCATGGGCTCAGTAGGCGAACCTATTAACCCTGAAGCTTGGGAGTGGTACTACAAAACGATTGGTAACGAACAGTCTCCAATTGTCGATACTTGGTGGCAAACAGAAACGGGCGGCATCTTAATCGCACCGCTACCGGGCGCAACCGATCTAAAACCAGGTTCAGCGACGCGTCCATTCTTTGGTGTGCAACCTGCGTTAGTTGATAACATGGGTAATATCATTGAGGGTGCAACAGACGGCAACCTAGTCATTCTAGACTCTTGGCCGGGCCAAATGCGTACCGTTCATGGCGATCATGACCGCTTCGAACAGACTTACTTCTCTACATTTAAGGGCATGTACTTCACCAGTGACGGCGCTCGTCGCGATGAAGACGGTTACTACTGGATTACTGGTCGTGTTGATGACGTACTTAATGTCTCTGGTCACCGTATGGGTACTGCTGAGATTGAATCTGCTCTAGTAGCGTTCGATAAGATTGCAGAGGCTGCGATTGTCGGTATCCCTCATGATATTAAAGGCCAAGCCATTTACGCTTACATCACGCTGAATGATGGTGAGTTCCCAACCGCAGAGCTTCATAAAGAGGTGAAAGACTGGGTACGTAAAGAAATTGGACCAATTGCAACGCCAGATGTACTGCACTGGACTGACTCTCTGCCAAAAACTCGTTCAGGTAAAATCATGCGTCGTATCCTACGTAAGATTGCTACCGGAGATACAGGTAACCTAGGTGATACCTCAACACTAGCCGACCCAAGCGTGGTTGATAAGCTGATTGCTGAGAAAGCAGAACTGGCATAA
- a CDS encoding hybrid sensor histidine kinase/response regulator produces the protein MQGWIVIPVSLAYLGVLFLIAWYGDRQVRWLSRWRPWIYSLSIAVYCTSWTFYGTVGQASNNPWSFLPIYLAPILVFTLGWRILARLILIAKREHITSIADFIAARYGKSQGLAVAVTVIAVVGILPYIALQLRGITMGLDIVAPSLAQDFGYQDYHVSWFVVGALAIFTMLFGTRHIDNTEHHRGMMMAVAFESIVKLAAFLIVGLFIMYLAMSSDKIDLLDVAASTYESPNIPTLIIHTVLTMLAIVCLPRQFHTMVVENERPQDLHTARWLFPLYLILMGLFVLPIAWAGQGLLPSMPADTYVISLPMAEGANHIALLAFLGGTSAASGMVIVSTIALAIMVSNDLVMPLLLRRMRLTQRTHRHFSGLLLVIRRGLILLLLLGAWLFYQALDTIHSLSAIGFLSFAAIAQFAPALIGGLYWRPGNRKGVYVGLMVGSVIWLITLMSQTSMLAGDSESNLLLWMITPPELLSSWNISSSNWGIVLSIVLNTLCYAVVSMSTRPSLSERLQSAAFVGTPLPENENISLYQSRVTVAELEMLASRFVGRKRAKSALHSYWQQHGQPLLPNQQAPASLIRHAERVLAGVFGASSAKLVLTSALQGRNMQLEEVATIVDEASELYDFSRGLLQGAIEHIGQGIAVIDKQMRLVAWNQRYLELFEFPAGLIQVGRPISDVIRHNAEQGLCGPGDPEDHVRRRVYHLEQGTRHTSSRIRPDGRVIEVQGNPMPSGGFVMSFTDITVFRQAEQALKDANESLESRVHERTQELEKLNHRLVKATQISDQESQSKSRFLAAVSHDLMQPLNAARLFASSLSEVAKEQEVKQLSSHIESALGAAEDLIGDLLDISRLESGKLETNIHAIAVHDVLTNLNAEFSALARQQKIEFKMIPSSLFIHSDPKLLRRVIQNFLTNAFRYNPEGKVVLGARRVNGQVRIDVWDNGTGIDEDKQQEIFEEFTRGSQVRSDQGLGLGLAISKGIAHVLGHQISMRSWPGQGSVFSITLARAEKVAPVVQASAPMATSDIEHLKILCVDNEREILVGMENLIGRWGCEVKTAVDLVESLKCLDDDWQPDVIFSDYRLDNGRTGLEVLQQCRLRLGDSFEGVIISADRTDDMLAAIKANSFSFIAKPVKPLKLRAVLNRVS, from the coding sequence ATGCAAGGATGGATAGTAATTCCTGTCTCTTTAGCCTACTTGGGCGTGTTATTTCTGATCGCTTGGTATGGAGACAGACAGGTTCGTTGGCTATCGCGTTGGCGCCCGTGGATCTATAGCCTTTCGATTGCGGTGTATTGTACCTCTTGGACCTTCTATGGAACTGTTGGTCAGGCGAGCAATAACCCTTGGTCTTTTTTACCCATTTATCTCGCCCCGATTCTGGTCTTTACACTAGGGTGGCGGATCTTGGCGCGGTTGATCCTGATTGCGAAGCGAGAACACATCACCTCGATTGCCGACTTTATCGCGGCTCGTTACGGAAAATCTCAGGGCTTAGCGGTAGCTGTTACGGTTATCGCTGTGGTTGGTATTCTTCCTTATATCGCGCTACAACTGCGCGGTATTACCATGGGGCTGGATATTGTTGCTCCGAGTCTGGCTCAAGATTTTGGCTATCAGGATTATCATGTTTCTTGGTTTGTGGTTGGCGCGCTGGCCATCTTTACGATGTTATTTGGTACCAGGCATATAGATAACACGGAACATCACCGTGGCATGATGATGGCGGTGGCATTTGAGTCCATCGTTAAGCTGGCGGCATTCCTGATTGTTGGTCTGTTTATTATGTACTTGGCGATGAGCAGCGACAAAATCGACTTGCTTGATGTGGCGGCTTCCACCTACGAATCACCGAATATTCCGACTCTAATTATTCATACCGTTTTAACCATGTTGGCGATTGTTTGTCTGCCGCGCCAATTCCATACCATGGTGGTAGAGAACGAACGTCCTCAAGATCTACACACAGCACGTTGGTTATTTCCGCTTTATCTGATTTTGATGGGGCTGTTTGTTCTTCCTATCGCATGGGCGGGGCAAGGGCTGCTTCCAAGCATGCCTGCAGATACGTATGTGATTAGCCTGCCGATGGCTGAAGGCGCCAATCATATTGCCTTGCTCGCGTTCCTTGGTGGTACGTCTGCCGCAAGTGGTATGGTGATCGTATCGACTATCGCATTGGCGATCATGGTTTCGAACGATTTAGTGATGCCATTGCTTCTGCGTCGCATGCGCCTAACTCAAAGAACCCATCGTCATTTTTCGGGGCTGCTACTCGTAATTCGTCGCGGGCTTATTTTATTGCTTCTGCTTGGTGCTTGGTTGTTCTATCAGGCGCTCGACACCATTCACTCCTTGTCTGCGATCGGCTTCCTTTCGTTTGCGGCTATTGCTCAATTTGCTCCGGCACTGATTGGTGGTTTGTACTGGCGTCCGGGTAACCGAAAGGGTGTGTATGTCGGTTTAATGGTCGGTTCTGTGATTTGGCTGATTACCCTGATGAGTCAAACCAGCATGTTGGCAGGCGATAGTGAAAGTAACCTTTTGCTGTGGATGATCACGCCGCCAGAACTGCTCAGTAGCTGGAATATCAGCAGTTCGAACTGGGGCATTGTGCTGAGTATTGTACTTAATACCTTGTGCTATGCCGTGGTTTCGATGTCGACCAGGCCAAGCCTAAGTGAGCGCTTACAATCAGCAGCATTTGTTGGCACGCCACTGCCTGAAAATGAGAACATTAGCCTTTATCAAAGCCGTGTAACCGTGGCTGAATTAGAGATGTTGGCGTCGCGTTTTGTCGGTCGAAAGCGAGCGAAAAGTGCCTTACACAGCTACTGGCAACAACACGGGCAGCCGTTACTTCCTAATCAACAAGCACCTGCGAGTTTGATTCGACACGCAGAGCGTGTACTCGCCGGTGTATTCGGTGCCTCTTCTGCTAAGTTAGTACTTACTTCTGCTTTACAGGGCAGGAACATGCAGCTTGAAGAAGTAGCGACCATCGTTGATGAAGCCTCTGAACTGTACGATTTCAGCCGTGGTTTATTGCAAGGCGCGATTGAACATATTGGCCAAGGCATTGCAGTAATAGACAAACAAATGAGGCTGGTGGCGTGGAATCAACGTTACTTAGAGCTGTTTGAATTCCCTGCGGGTTTGATTCAGGTTGGACGACCCATTTCAGATGTGATTCGTCATAATGCTGAACAAGGTTTGTGTGGCCCGGGTGACCCAGAAGATCACGTTCGCCGCCGTGTTTATCACCTTGAACAAGGCACTCGACACACCTCTTCTCGTATTCGTCCTGATGGTCGAGTGATTGAGGTGCAGGGTAACCCGATGCCAAGTGGTGGTTTCGTCATGAGCTTTACCGACATCACGGTATTCCGACAAGCAGAGCAAGCGCTAAAAGATGCCAATGAAAGCTTGGAATCAAGAGTGCATGAGCGAACTCAAGAGCTCGAGAAACTGAATCATCGCTTGGTAAAAGCAACTCAGATTTCGGATCAAGAGTCCCAATCCAAGAGTCGTTTTTTAGCCGCGGTAAGCCACGACTTGATGCAGCCATTGAATGCTGCGCGCTTGTTTGCTTCGTCACTTTCTGAGGTGGCGAAAGAGCAAGAGGTGAAGCAGCTGTCATCTCACATCGAGAGTGCGCTTGGTGCTGCTGAAGATCTGATTGGTGACTTACTGGATATCTCTCGACTGGAATCAGGGAAGCTAGAAACCAACATTCATGCGATTGCTGTACACGATGTGCTAACCAACTTAAATGCGGAATTTAGTGCCTTAGCGAGACAACAAAAAATTGAGTTCAAGATGATCCCATCGTCATTGTTCATTCACTCTGATCCTAAGTTATTGAGACGTGTGATTCAGAACTTTTTGACCAACGCCTTTCGCTATAACCCGGAAGGTAAAGTGGTTCTGGGTGCAAGGCGAGTGAACGGGCAAGTGCGAATCGATGTGTGGGATAACGGAACCGGTATCGATGAAGACAAGCAACAAGAGATCTTCGAAGAATTTACTCGTGGCAGCCAAGTGCGTTCTGATCAAGGGTTGGGGTTAGGGTTAGCCATCTCGAAAGGTATTGCTCATGTACTTGGTCATCAAATTTCGATGCGCTCATGGCCGGGTCAAGGTAGTGTCTTTTCCATCACCTTAGCTCGAGCGGAAAAAGTGGCTCCAGTTGTGCAAGCTTCAGCGCCAATGGCGACCAGCGACATCGAACATCTGAAAATATTGTGTGTCGATAATGAGCGCGAAATTTTGGTCGGGATGGAGAACCTGATTGGTCGTTGGGGTTGTGAGGTTAAGACCGCGGTTGATCTGGTTGAAAGCTTGAAGTGTCTCGATGACGACTGGCAGCCGGATGTGATCTTCTCTGATTATCGTCTCGACAATGGTCGAACGGGACTTGAGGTGTTGCAACAGTGTCGACTGCGCCTTGGAGACTCTTTTGAAGGGGTCATCATCAGTGCCGATAGAACAGATGACATGTTGGCAGCGATAAAGGCCAACAGCTTTAGTTTTATTGCCAAGCCTGTGAAGCCGCTAAAACTCAGAGCGGTATTGAATCGCGTGAGTTAA
- a CDS encoding 3-phenylpropionate MFS transporter — protein MFSPSPYGWISQYFLGFFFAYGVYLPFWALWFEDQGVSAGDIGVLIGIGFATRCVANLVITPRIHKVEHLMPALRCLSFAALLFVGFHFFTGGSFILMLLATVLFNLCCGPIIPLSDAMANHYSRLKMLDYGRTRLWGSVAFIAGSTVVGYLVAQFGTDMILYTALAGVLLSLILAMRNPNVMPVTQSEQQAVRPKLGKLLREPSVVKFLALMALLQGSHAAYYSFSAIYWKEAGHSEAIIGYLWSLGVVAEVAVFALSKRLFSGWSLRTLFVVAAIGVMARWGITASTTAIFALVMVQLLHGVTFAMAHIAAIQYIQSEEQNKMVALQALYNAIPLGAFIALMTTLSGWGYELWGANIFWGMAAMGALALFIKLDERSSVVEINQSDSERSESHSKC, from the coding sequence ATGTTTAGCCCTTCACCCTATGGCTGGATCTCTCAGTATTTTCTTGGTTTCTTTTTTGCGTATGGCGTGTATTTGCCATTTTGGGCGTTGTGGTTTGAAGACCAAGGCGTTTCTGCAGGGGACATTGGCGTATTGATTGGTATTGGCTTTGCGACGCGTTGTGTGGCCAACCTAGTGATTACTCCGCGCATCCATAAAGTTGAACATTTGATGCCAGCTCTGCGTTGTTTGAGTTTCGCCGCACTGCTGTTTGTCGGCTTCCACTTCTTCACCGGTGGCAGTTTTATACTGATGTTGTTGGCAACGGTGCTGTTTAACCTGTGTTGTGGGCCGATCATTCCTCTTTCTGATGCCATGGCTAATCATTATAGCCGCTTGAAAATGCTCGACTATGGCCGAACTCGCCTTTGGGGTTCAGTTGCCTTTATCGCAGGTTCAACGGTTGTCGGTTATTTGGTGGCACAATTTGGCACCGACATGATTTTGTATACTGCACTAGCGGGGGTGTTGCTGTCATTGATTCTGGCGATGAGAAACCCGAACGTGATGCCAGTAACGCAATCTGAGCAACAAGCAGTGCGACCAAAGTTAGGTAAACTGTTGCGTGAGCCGTCAGTGGTGAAATTTTTAGCCTTGATGGCGCTGCTGCAAGGTAGTCATGCGGCTTACTACAGTTTTAGTGCGATTTATTGGAAAGAAGCGGGTCACTCAGAAGCGATCATCGGTTATTTGTGGAGCCTAGGTGTTGTCGCTGAGGTGGCAGTATTTGCTCTGAGTAAGCGATTATTCTCTGGCTGGTCACTACGTACTTTGTTTGTCGTCGCGGCTATTGGAGTGATGGCGCGTTGGGGTATTACCGCATCAACCACAGCGATTTTTGCTCTGGTTATGGTGCAGTTGCTGCACGGTGTGACGTTTGCGATGGCACATATTGCCGCTATTCAATACATCCAATCTGAAGAACAAAACAAGATGGTTGCGCTACAAGCTTTGTATAACGCGATTCCATTGGGTGCCTTTATCGCACTAATGACCACCTTAAGTGGTTGGGGTTATGAGCTTTGGGGTGCAAATATCTTCTGGGGTATGGCTGCAATGGGTGCACTTGCTTTGTTCATTAAGTTGGATGAAAGAAGTTCGGTGGTTGAGATTAATCAATCAGATTCAGAACGGTCAGAATCTCACAGCAAATGCTGA
- the accB gene encoding acetyl-CoA carboxylase biotin carboxyl carrier protein, producing MDIRKIKKLIELVEESGISELEISEGEESVRISRNSTAPVAPVQYAAAPAPVAAAAAPAAAPVAAEAAAPAVPAGHQVLSPMVGTFYGAPSPDAKPFVKVGQSVTAGETLCIVEAMKMMNQIEADKSGVVTAILVEDGQPVEFDQALVIIE from the coding sequence ATGGATATTCGCAAAATCAAAAAGCTAATCGAATTGGTTGAAGAGTCTGGTATTTCTGAGCTAGAAATCTCTGAAGGTGAAGAGTCAGTACGAATCAGTCGTAACAGCACTGCACCTGTAGCACCTGTTCAATATGCAGCAGCTCCAGCTCCTGTAGCAGCGGCAGCAGCTCCTGCGGCGGCACCTGTAGCAGCAGAAGCAGCGGCTCCTGCAGTTCCAGCGGGCCACCAAGTTCTTTCTCCAATGGTTGGTACTTTCTACGGCGCTCCAAGCCCAGACGCAAAACCATTCGTTAAAGTTGGTCAATCTGTAACTGCTGGCGAAACTCTATGTATCGTTGAAGCAATGAAAATGATGAACCAAATCGAAGCTGATAAATCTGGTGTTGTAACAGCTATCCTAGTTGAAGACGGTCAACCAGTAGAATTCGACCAAGCTCTAGTAATTATCGAATAA
- a CDS encoding 3'-5' exonuclease, with translation MNRLVRYYWHHKLKGSLYQPLFTAPIDHEYVSLDCETTSLDPNQAELVTIAATKIIGNRIITSQPFEVRLRAPQSLDCNSIKIHRIRHQDLKHGIEEKQALVELLNFIGNRPLVGYHIRYDKKILDRACLKQLGFPLPNRLVEVSQLYQDKLERQLPNAYFDLSMDAICRQLDLPIPVNKHDALQDAISAALIFVRLKHGDLPRFNSSYS, from the coding sequence ATGAATAGGTTGGTTCGCTATTACTGGCATCACAAGCTCAAAGGCTCTCTTTACCAGCCTCTATTTACTGCGCCTATTGATCATGAATATGTATCACTCGATTGTGAAACCACCAGCCTAGACCCCAATCAGGCGGAATTAGTCACTATTGCCGCGACCAAGATCATCGGTAACCGAATCATTACTAGCCAACCTTTTGAAGTCCGATTGCGCGCCCCGCAATCGCTCGATTGCAATTCAATAAAAATCCACCGCATTCGTCATCAAGATCTAAAGCACGGCATCGAAGAAAAACAGGCTTTAGTTGAGCTACTGAACTTCATTGGTAATCGTCCTTTAGTCGGCTATCACATCCGCTATGATAAAAAAATTCTCGACCGCGCCTGTTTAAAACAACTTGGATTTCCACTGCCTAACCGATTAGTCGAAGTGAGCCAACTCTATCAAGACAAACTCGAAAGACAGCTGCCCAATGCCTATTTTGATCTCAGTATGGATGCGATTTGTCGCCAGCTCGATTTACCGATTCCAGTCAATAAACATGATGCATTACAAGACGCTATCTCCGCTGCGCTGATCTTTGTACGCCTTAAACATGGTGACCTGCCCCGTTTCAACTCTTCTTATTCTTAA
- the aroQ gene encoding type II 3-dehydroquinate dehydratase, which translates to MSTKFRILVLNGPNLNLLGLREPAHYGSQTLDQIISSLTEQAKAHDVELSHLQSNREYELIEAIHSAYQNVDFIIINPAAFTHTSVALRDALLGVAIPFIEVHLSNVHARESFRHHSYLSDKAEGVICGLGAQGYQFALTAALSKLNSK; encoded by the coding sequence ATGTCTACAAAGTTTCGCATTCTAGTTTTAAATGGCCCAAACCTTAACCTGTTAGGCCTTAGAGAGCCTGCACACTACGGTTCTCAAACACTTGACCAGATTATTAGCTCACTGACCGAGCAGGCGAAAGCACACGATGTTGAGCTATCTCACTTACAGTCAAATCGCGAGTATGAACTGATTGAAGCGATCCATAGTGCTTATCAAAATGTTGATTTTATTATTATCAACCCAGCAGCCTTTACACACACCAGTGTGGCACTGCGTGATGCACTACTTGGCGTTGCAATCCCATTTATTGAGGTCCATCTATCGAATGTTCACGCGCGTGAGTCATTCCGTCACCACTCTTACCTATCTGATAAAGCAGAAGGTGTGATTTGTGGCTTAGGTGCCCAAGGTTATCAATTTGCTTTGACCGCTGCGCTCAGCAAGCTCAACTCAAAGTAA
- a CDS encoding DUF294 nucleotidyltransferase-like domain-containing protein, with amino-acid sequence MLMPDKFNMQHPPFDSLSDTEQLKLRSSLDVVYYRSQEVILEADRPSRHLHILIKGAVEERASSDGEIYAHYANDDIFDVRSQFEPHTKHQYIALEDTLSYLLPTDTFLELYHANGQFAAYFDSNLSTRKALIEAAQQQQNLAEFILTKVDDSIYHPPLILEPNQPINQVTQTLKEQGLDSALVHLEHNDPKAIRSSCSFPYGIVTRTNLLHAVMLDNFPLDAPVGEIATFPVMHVNQGDFLFNAMITMTRNRVKRLMVCDGLDAVGMVDMTQILSAFSTHSHVLTLRIARATSVEELAMASNKQRQLVESLLSNGIRTRFIMELISAVNEQIIEKAFELIIPPALHNHCCLIVLGSEGRGEQILKTDQDNALIIQDGLEWHQCQSAMNDLTHTLQQLGYPLCPGNVMVNNPKWVHSEQEWKQTLTSWVSKATPETVMDIAIMADAHAVAGNRELLKPVKQHLSDLMLGQELILTEFCRPALNFSVPLTLFGNVKQSKSGLDIKQGGIFPIVHGVRALCLEHGVTVNNTFERIEQLVSKKVLEQSTADNLSEALKQFFKWRLAQRLSQQHSSNKINVKLMERADRDLLRHSLHVVKKFKQWLGYHYQIRD; translated from the coding sequence ATGCTTATGCCTGACAAATTTAATATGCAGCACCCACCCTTCGATAGCCTGTCCGACACCGAACAGTTGAAGCTGCGATCTTCATTAGACGTGGTGTATTACCGTTCTCAAGAAGTGATACTAGAAGCCGATAGGCCAAGTCGACACCTGCACATTTTGATCAAAGGGGCCGTTGAAGAACGCGCCAGCAGTGACGGTGAGATTTACGCACATTATGCCAATGACGACATTTTTGATGTACGCAGCCAGTTTGAACCCCACACCAAACACCAATATATCGCGCTCGAAGACACATTAAGTTACCTGCTGCCCACCGATACTTTTCTCGAGCTTTACCACGCCAATGGCCAATTCGCGGCTTACTTTGATAGTAACCTATCGACCCGAAAGGCACTGATTGAAGCCGCTCAGCAGCAACAGAATCTTGCCGAGTTCATACTGACCAAAGTAGACGACTCAATTTATCACCCACCACTGATACTTGAACCGAACCAACCTATCAACCAAGTCACTCAAACCCTTAAAGAACAAGGGTTGGACTCGGCTCTAGTTCATTTGGAACATAATGATCCAAAAGCTATTAGATCATCATGTTCCTTCCCGTATGGAATCGTCACTCGAACCAATTTATTGCATGCTGTGATGCTCGATAATTTCCCATTGGATGCGCCTGTCGGTGAGATCGCAACCTTCCCGGTGATGCACGTGAACCAAGGCGATTTCTTATTTAATGCCATGATTACCATGACCAGAAACCGGGTAAAAAGGTTGATGGTTTGTGACGGTCTAGATGCTGTCGGCATGGTGGATATGACACAAATCCTCAGTGCATTCTCCACTCACTCTCACGTTCTCACTTTGCGTATTGCTCGTGCCACCAGCGTTGAAGAGTTGGCCATGGCCTCTAACAAACAGCGTCAACTGGTCGAGAGCTTACTCAGTAATGGGATTCGCACACGCTTTATCATGGAACTGATTTCTGCGGTCAACGAACAGATCATAGAGAAGGCTTTTGAGTTGATTATCCCTCCTGCACTGCATAACCACTGCTGCCTAATTGTGTTGGGTTCAGAAGGTCGCGGAGAGCAAATTCTCAAAACCGATCAAGACAACGCTCTGATTATTCAAGATGGTTTGGAGTGGCATCAATGCCAAAGTGCCATGAACGACCTAACCCATACATTGCAGCAATTGGGTTACCCACTATGTCCGGGCAACGTGATGGTCAACAACCCGAAATGGGTTCATTCAGAACAAGAGTGGAAGCAAACCCTCACCAGCTGGGTAAGCAAAGCAACGCCAGAGACAGTGATGGATATCGCGATCATGGCGGACGCACACGCTGTGGCGGGTAATAGGGAACTATTAAAACCAGTGAAGCAGCACCTCAGTGATTTAATGCTAGGACAAGAGTTGATTTTGACGGAATTCTGCCGCCCAGCGCTGAACTTCTCAGTACCCCTCACTCTATTTGGCAATGTGAAGCAATCCAAGTCAGGGCTCGATATCAAACAAGGCGGTATTTTCCCTATCGTGCATGGTGTGAGAGCACTTTGTCTTGAGCATGGTGTCACCGTAAACAACACCTTCGAACGCATTGAGCAGCTGGTCAGCAAGAAGGTATTAGAGCAAAGCACCGCGGATAATCTCAGTGAAGCACTCAAGCAATTCTTTAAGTGGCGCTTAGCCCAAAGGCTTTCTCAACAGCACAGCAGCAACAAAATTAACGTCAAACTGATGGAGCGAGCAGACAGAGATTTGCTTCGTCATAGCCTGCACGTGGTGAAGAAATTCAAGCAATGGCTCGGCTACCACTATCAGATACGAGATTAG